The genomic region ATCTCCGGAGGAAAGCCAATGGCGGGCATCCACATATAAAATAAAGGTTTATATAAAATAGTGAACCAACCGTTACGAACTGCAGTTCCTAAATTAAAGTTATCCGAAGAATGGTGCACTATGTGTGCGGCCCAAAGTATACGTATTTCATGATTAGCCCTATGAAACCAGTAGTAGGTAAAATCGTCTGCCAATTGGCAAAGTAACCATACGAACCAGGCATAACCAAAAGATTCATAGCCCATGATATTGGTTCGTACCCCATTAACCTCGGGATTAAAAAGCTCATATACACCTTCAAAAATAACAATAGCTGAAATCACCTTTATTAATGGGGCAATTATTGCGGAGCCTATACCCATGGCACCACTGGCCATTAAATCTTTCCATTCGTATAAATGGTCGTCACCGTGGGTTTTGCTATACGTAAGTTCTAATAAGATAAATGCAATAAAACAGGGAACGCCGTATACCAAAGGGTTGGTAAAATCCATAATTAAATTAAGTTTGATTCAAATATAGCTATATTCATCACCAATGCATAAGTTGTTGAAACATTAAGCGAAATCTACATGCAATAATACATTTTAGCTAAACAAATGCTTAATATTTCATGCAACTATACAATAAAATGCTTTAAAATAGTTTGGTCTGGCCCTCATCACCTTTATCATCCTCTTCGTTGATCTTATCATTTGGCTTGGATTCAACATTGGACGAAACACGCTCCTCGTCAACAACCTCAATATCGTTGGGTTGTTGTTCTTTGGGCTCCTCATATGGAAGCGGATCAAGTTGATTTATGTTCTTGACCTTGTCCGATGTCAATTGATTACCTAAAGCTTTTATTCCTTTAATGGATATAAATGATTCTAAATCAATATTTTGATTTGGTTTAGCATCTTTTCCACGGGGTTTGTTGAATTCAATTTCGACAACAGGTCTCCAATCGGTCGAAACCAACTCTAAATATGATTTGGGATGTTCGGAAATAAAAATTTCCTCTTTCCCTTCGTTTTCTATCGAAAATCGTTTTACGTAATATCGTTCCTTTTCACCTTCCCAGTATATGGCCGATATAGGCTTTTTGGAGTTCCATTTTTCTAGCACGACCATATCATCGTCAAAATGCATGGTCAACTCTGGAAGAACGGCTTTGGCGACTCCCTTTTGGGAAACGATCAATAAGCGGTCTTCGCTGGTAAATTCTCCCAAAAGCTCCCCACGCTCGTCAACGTTCAAACGTTGAATGGTATCGTCAAACCATATTTTACGGGGTTTTAGAGTAGAAAGCCCTTTTTCTTTCAGCTCAATACGCTTTACGGAGTATTTGGTCACTATATTTCCTTTTGATGCTCTTCCCTTTATCAAAACATCGGCAAAATCAATATCCCATTTCAATTTTTTAATGCTCCCCACCTGTCGCAGGTTAACGGTCACTACTTCAGCCTCTCCGTTCGGGTTTGCGGAAAAATACAATACGTCGGTCTGTGGTTTGCCCGTACCAAGGTCATACGGTTTATCCCTAGTGATACTGGTAACATTAAACCTTTTAATATAAGTAGCCCCGCCTTTGCCGTCTTTATAGATCATATTGTAAATGGTGCGCTTGTCCTTTTTCTTAAACACGGCTACATGTATGATATTTTTACCAACAAATGTTTTGGAATCTACTTTTGTCACCATCATTTTACCATCCTTGGTAAAAACGATAATATCATCGATATCACTACAATCGGTAACGTATTCGTCACGTTTTAAGGATGTCCCCACAAAACCTTCTTCCCGATTTACATAGAGCTTTGTATTGCGGATAACGACTTTAGTGGCCTCAATGTCATCAAAAATCTTTATTTCCGATTTTCGGCCGCGCTCCTTGCCATAAGTATCCTTAAGCTTTTTAAAGTAATTGATGGCAAAATCGACCAGATTGGCCAAATGGTACTTTACCTCGGCTATCCGTTGTTCGAGGTTGTCCAAGTTTTCCTGGGCCTTGCCTAAATCAAATTTGGATATACGTTTGATACGTATCTCTGTCAATCTTATGATGTCATCCTTGGTAACCGCTCTTTTCAAATTTTTGGTGTGCGGTGCCAGACCTTTATCAATGGCCTTAATGACACCTTCCCAGGTTTCTTCTTCCTCAATATCCCTGTAGATGCGATTTTCAATAAATATACGCTCCAACGATGCAAAATGCCATTGCTCTTCGAGCTCACGTAATTGAATCTCCAGTTCTTGTTTAAGCAAATCAACCGTGGCATCCGTTGAACGTTGCAACATTTCGGTCACGCCTATGAACAAAGGCTTGTTGTCCTCAATAATACAACCCAAAGGAGAAATGGAAGATTCACACGCTGTGAACGCATATAAGGCATCAATGGTTTTATCGGGTGAAATACCGGATGGCAGATGTACCAATATTTCAACATCAGCTGCGGTATTATCCTCTATTTTTTTAATTTTTATCTTGCCCTTGTCGTTTGCCTTAAGGATTGAATCTATTAAAGAAGAAGTATTGGTCCCGTACGGTATTTCATTAATTACCAGTGTGTTCTTGTCCTGCTGCGCTATTTTGGCTCGCACACGTATTTTTCCGCCACGCATGCCATCGTTATAGTTGGTCACATCAATGATTCCCGACGTCGGAAAATCTGGAAAAAGCTTGAAGCGTTTGCCTTGTAAATGTTTTATCGAAGCATCAATAAGCTCATTGAAATTATGGGGAAGAATCTTGGTAGAAAGTCCAACGGCAATCCCCTCTGCACCTTGCGCCAAAAGCAATGGGAACTTTACCGGAAGGTTTACGGGCTCTTTTTTTCTGCCGTCGTAGGATTGTTGCCATTCCGTTATCTTAGGGCTAAAGACCACCTCTAGCGCAAATTTGGACAAACGCGCCTCAATATATCTTGATGCGGCGGCGCGGTCCCCGGTCAAAATATTGCCCCAGTTACCTTGGGTATCTATAAGCAGGTCTTTTTGACCTATTTGCACCATAGCGTCCGCGATACTTGCATCCCCGTGCGGATGATATTGCATGGTATGGCCAACCACATTGGCTACTTTATTGTAGCGGCCGTCATCCAATTCTTTTAAAGAATGCATTATCCTGCGCTGCACAGGCTTAAAACCATCTTCAATGGCGGGCACTGCACGTTCAAGGATTACGTATGAAGCATAATCCAAGAACCAGTCTTTGTACATTCCGGTCACCTTGGTCAATGCATCATCCTGTGTATTTTCCGATGCTTGACCATCAATATTGGGATTATCATTGTGTGCTTCGTTCAACTCCTCGTTCTCTTCCATAAAAGCAACTTGCTACTAATTTGGTTTATAGTTGGTTTTCTTCGATTAAATCAACTTCTACTTTAAGATTATTGATTATAAATTCTTGTCTGTCCGGCGTATTTTTTCCCATATAGAACTGCAATAAATTTTCGATGGACATCGCTTTGTCCAACATAACGGGTTCCAAACGAATATCATCGCCGATAAAGTGCTTGAATTCGTCTGGGGAAATTTCTCCCAAACCTTTAAATCTGGTAATTTCTGGCTTTCCGCTCAGCTTGTTGATAGCCTGTTGACGCTCTTCGTCGCTGTAACAATAAATAGTTTCCTTCTTATTTCTTACCCTGAACAATGGGGTCTGGAGTATGTACAGATGGTTTTCTTTTATCAATTCGGGAAAAAACTGAAGAAAAAAGGTTATCAAAAGTAACCGAATGTGCATTCCATCAACATCGGCATCCGTGGCGATAACAATATTGTTGTACCGCAAATCCTCCATAGACTCCTCAATATTCAACGCTGCCTGCAACAAATTGAATTCTTCGTTCTCATAAACGATTTTTTTGGACATGCCGTAAGAGTTCAATGGTTTTCCCCGTAGACTGAAGACCGCCTGTGTATTAACGTCCCTTGATTTTGTGATCGAGCCAGAGGCGGAATCCCCTTCTGTTATGAATAGCGTGCTATCCAAGCGGTTATCCTTTTTCATATCGCCCAAATGTACACGGCAGTCCCTTAGTTTTTTGTTATGAAGACTTGCTTTTTTTGCACGGTCACGGGCCAGTTTTCGAATACCGGAGAGTTCTTTACGCTCCTTCTCCGCCATTATGATCTTACGTTGCAGACTGTCTGCGGTTTCTTGGTTTTTATGCAAGAAGTTGTCTAGATATCTACCGATAAAATCGTTGATATAGGTACGCACCGTTGGGAAATCACCACCCATATCCGTAGAGCCCAGTTTTGTTTTGGTCTGGCTTTCAAAAACAGGTTCCATCACTTTTATGGCGATTGCTGAAATAATCGATTTTCGGATATCCGAAGCATCATAGGGCTTGCCATAAAAATCACGAATAGTCTTTACGATGGCTTCCCTAAAAGCAGATTGATGTGTACCGCCTTGTGTAGTGTGCTGCCCGTTCACAAAAGAATGATATTCCTCACTATACTGTGTTTTACTATGGGTGATGGCCACTTCGATATCATCGCCCTTTAGGTGTATCACGGGGTACAAAAAATCTTCTTGGTTGTTATTGTCCTCCAATAAATCTTTGAGTCCGTTTTCGGAATGGAATTTCTCCCCATTGAAATCAATCGTGAGTCCAGGATTCAAATACACGTAGTTTTTGAGCATACGCTCTATATACTCGTTTCTGTACTTGTATTTTTTAAATATGGCCTCATCGGGAATAAAAGAGACTTTGGTGCCTTTGCGTTTGGAGCTTTCGGCAGGACCTTGTTCTGAAACTAAGTTTCCCTCATTGAACTCTGCAGATTTGGTTTGGTTGTCCCGAGAGGATTCTACCTTAAAAAAGGATGAAAGCGCATTTACCGCTTTGGTACCCACCCCGTTTAAACCTACCGACTTTTTAAAAGCTTTGGAGTCATATTTTCCACCAGTGTTCATTTTGGAAACTACATCCACCACTTTTCCCAGGGGGATGCCACGACCGTAATCACGAACACTTACAAGGCTATCTTTAATACGTATCTCTATGGTCTTTCCCGAACCCATAACAAATTCGTCGATACAGTTATCGATAACTTCTTTCAAAAGAATATATATGCCATCATCGGCAGAAGAGCCGTCACCCAACTTGCCAATATACATTCCCGGACGTAGTCGAATGTGCTCTTTCCAGTCCAGTGAGCGAATATTATCCTCTGTGTAATTAGATGTTGTTGCCAATACGTAGGTTTTTGAAAGTCTCGCTAATATAGGAAGTACGACAAAAAGATAAAACTACGTGCGCTGAAAGTAATTAACAATAATTATAACGGTATTGTTGATAGTTGAGTTGCACAACCACCTCAAAAAGGAGCTTCTATACATTAAATCGAAAATGCATTACATCGCCGTCCTTTACGATATACTCTTTACCTTCTACCCGCATTTTGCCGGCTTCCTTTACTTTGGCTTCGCTACCGTAGGCTACATAATCATCATAAGCGATAACCTCGGCACGAATAAACCCTTTTTCAAAATCGGTATGAATGACTCCGGCAGCTTGGGGTGCGGTCGCCCCAACAGGGATGGTCCATGCGCGGACTTCTTTTGGCCCTGCCGTGAAATAGGTTTCCAAGTTCAACAAGGTATAGGCACCACGTATTAGCTTTGCGGAGCCAGGTTCTTTCAACCCAAGGTCTTCGAGAAACATTTGGCGTTCTTCGTAAGTCTCCAATTCGGTAATATCCGCTTCGGTACCTACGGCCAAAAATATGACTTCCGCATTCTCACCGGCAACAGCTGATTTAACTTTTTCTACGTATTCATTGCCGGAACCCGCACCATCTTCATCAACGTTGCACACATACATTACTGGTTTATCGGTTATAAATTGTAAGGGCTTCACATATTCGATTCTGTTATCTTTTTCTATTTCAATGGCGCGTACCGATATCCCGGATTCCAGTCCCTGCTTTAATTTTAATAAGACCGCTTCTTCTTTTTGAGCTTCCTTGTTTCCTGTTTTTGCCGCACGTTTTACTTTATCCAGTTTCTTTTCCACGGTTTCCAAATCTTTCAGCTGCAGTTCCATATCAATGGTCTCCTTATCACGTATAGGGTCGACAGAACCATCAACGTGAACAATATTATCATTGTCAAAACAGCGCAGTACATGAAGAATAGCGTCTGTTTCTCGTATGTTCCCCAAGAACTGATTGCCCAACCCTTCGCCTTTGCTGGCTCCTTTTACCAACCCGGCAATGTCCACTATTTCTACGGTTGCCGGCAAAACACGCTCGGGATTTACCAACGTTTCCAGTTTTTGTAATCTAGCATCTGGCACGTTTACCACACCAATATTGGGTTCTATGGTACAAAACGGAAAGTTGGCACTTTGCGCCTTTGCATTGGACAAGCAATTGAAAAGAGTTGATTTACCCACGTTTGGCAATCCTACGATACCTGCTTTCATATTTTAAATTTTATAGGCTTGAGACTTTTGATGAAATCGGCTGCAAATATAGCTTTTACCTTTTTATTACTATGAAAAAAACCCGAACTAGTGGTCGGGTCTGTAAACGATAAGGAAAATCAAAGATTTTGGGTACTACGATACTTTAAAAAATGTGGTACATGAAATTTAACCTTCGGGGTGCATAAAGGCCTGTTTTTCCAAAAGTTCTTCTTCGGTCTCCACAATATCCTCGTCAGGTACACAACAATCTACCGGACACACCGCTGCACATTGTGGTTCTTCATGAAAACCCATACATTCCGTACACTTATCGGGAGAGATGTAATAAATCTCATCGCTTATCGGCTCTTGTACCTCGTCTGCATTTACGGCCTTTCCACTTGGCAAGACGACCTCTCCATTAAGAGACGTACCATCGCTATATCGCCATTCATCCGCACCTTCATAAATTGCCGTATTGGGGCATTCAGGTTCGCATGCACCGCAATTTATACATTCATCTGTTATAATTATAGCCATAATTTTTCTTTTTTACCAAACCCTTTCAACAGGCATACAACTCATGCGAAGAGAATAGCATCAATAACAATTTTTAATAGAGTATTACTACTTTTGCATAAAGTTAGTGCCTAACACAATTTTCTGCAAATATAATGAGTGACTTAAAGTCAAGAGTAAAAGCTTTTGTTAAACTTGGTGATTTCCTCGGTAAATTTTGTGAATATGCCGATGGGGTAAATCCAAAGCAAGACGCCTTATCAACCTTTTTTATGGAATTGGATGAGGTAATCACGCTTTCAGGACATAAGAACGGTTGGTTTACCAAAGAAAACATCTTACACAGCCTCAAAAGTTGGAGCATTGTGCTTACCGATAACAATATGACTGATTGGCTGGATAATTATACTATTGAAGTCAATAAGGAAAAAACCATAGCAATCATTATGGCCGGTAACATTCCTATGGTAGGTTTTCACGATATATTGTCCGTTTTGGTTACAGGAAACAAGGCCCTGGTGAAACTGTCTTCCAATGATACTGTTTTGCTTCCCTTCATGTTGAAGTATTTAACTAAAATGGACACCTATTTTAAAGACAAGCTTATGTTTACGGATGAAAAATTGACAGAGTATGATGCGGTCATAGCCACGGGCAGCGACAACACGGCAAGGTATTTTGAATATTATTTTGGGAAAAAGCCTAATATCATCCGAAAAAACAGGAATTCGGTCGCAGTATTGACGGGCGAAGAAACCATGGAACAGCTTGAGGCCTTGGGCGAGGATATATTTAGATATTATGGTTTGGGCTGTAGAAGTGTTTCCAAGCTTTTTGTTCCAAAAGGTTATGATTTTGAACTGTTCTTTACGTCAATTTACAAATACAATACCATAATAAATCAACCCAAATACGCCAACAATTACGATTACAACAAGGCGGTGTATTTAATGAGTGAATTTAAACTCTTGGACAATGGTTTTTTAATGTTGAAAGAAGACGAGAGCTACTCCTCACCTATTGCGAGTCTGTTTTACGAAGAATATACGTCCTTGGACATATTGAAAAATAAGCTCAAGCATGATGCGGAAAAATTGCAATGTATAGTATCAAAGGGTGTTTCTGAAAATGAAATCGATTTTGGGAAAACACAGTCCCCCGCTCTATCGGATTATGCCGATGGTGTGGATACTGTTGAATTCTTGTTGAAAATATAACGGAATTAGATGTTTGCGCCCCCCTTTTTTTGATTCATTTTTAAGACCTTTAC from Costertonia aggregata harbors:
- a CDS encoding sterol desaturase family protein, whose amino-acid sequence is MDFTNPLVYGVPCFIAFILLELTYSKTHGDDHLYEWKDLMASGAMGIGSAIIAPLIKVISAIVIFEGVYELFNPEVNGVRTNIMGYESFGYAWFVWLLCQLADDFTYYWFHRANHEIRILWAAHIVHHSSDNFNLGTAVRNGWFTILYKPLFYMWMPAIGFPPEMVVVCLGIEALWQFQLHSVYIPKLGWLEKIFNTHTMHQVHHAQNVEYLDKNHGGFLNIFDKMFGTWKELDDDIDVKYGVIHAPNSHNPIVILTHEFKDIWNDVKKSPKLGDKLMYIFGPPGWSHDGSTMTVKQQQRLFKKQKNENPKMAFSRPN
- a CDS encoding DNA gyrase/topoisomerase IV subunit A, with amino-acid sequence MEENEELNEAHNDNPNIDGQASENTQDDALTKVTGMYKDWFLDYASYVILERAVPAIEDGFKPVQRRIMHSLKELDDGRYNKVANVVGHTMQYHPHGDASIADAMVQIGQKDLLIDTQGNWGNILTGDRAAASRYIEARLSKFALEVVFSPKITEWQQSYDGRKKEPVNLPVKFPLLLAQGAEGIAVGLSTKILPHNFNELIDASIKHLQGKRFKLFPDFPTSGIIDVTNYNDGMRGGKIRVRAKIAQQDKNTLVINEIPYGTNTSSLIDSILKANDKGKIKIKKIEDNTAADVEILVHLPSGISPDKTIDALYAFTACESSISPLGCIIEDNKPLFIGVTEMLQRSTDATVDLLKQELEIQLRELEEQWHFASLERIFIENRIYRDIEEEETWEGVIKAIDKGLAPHTKNLKRAVTKDDIIRLTEIRIKRISKFDLGKAQENLDNLEQRIAEVKYHLANLVDFAINYFKKLKDTYGKERGRKSEIKIFDDIEATKVVIRNTKLYVNREEGFVGTSLKRDEYVTDCSDIDDIIVFTKDGKMMVTKVDSKTFVGKNIIHVAVFKKKDKRTIYNMIYKDGKGGATYIKRFNVTSITRDKPYDLGTGKPQTDVLYFSANPNGEAEVVTVNLRQVGSIKKLKWDIDFADVLIKGRASKGNIVTKYSVKRIELKEKGLSTLKPRKIWFDDTIQRLNVDERGELLGEFTSEDRLLIVSQKGVAKAVLPELTMHFDDDMVVLEKWNSKKPISAIYWEGEKERYYVKRFSIENEGKEEIFISEHPKSYLELVSTDWRPVVEIEFNKPRGKDAKPNQNIDLESFISIKGIKALGNQLTSDKVKNINQLDPLPYEEPKEQQPNDIEVVDEERVSSNVESKPNDKINEEDDKGDEGQTKLF
- a CDS encoding DNA topoisomerase IV subunit B translates to MATTSNYTEDNIRSLDWKEHIRLRPGMYIGKLGDGSSADDGIYILLKEVIDNCIDEFVMGSGKTIEIRIKDSLVSVRDYGRGIPLGKVVDVVSKMNTGGKYDSKAFKKSVGLNGVGTKAVNALSSFFKVESSRDNQTKSAEFNEGNLVSEQGPAESSKRKGTKVSFIPDEAIFKKYKYRNEYIERMLKNYVYLNPGLTIDFNGEKFHSENGLKDLLEDNNNQEDFLYPVIHLKGDDIEVAITHSKTQYSEEYHSFVNGQHTTQGGTHQSAFREAIVKTIRDFYGKPYDASDIRKSIISAIAIKVMEPVFESQTKTKLGSTDMGGDFPTVRTYINDFIGRYLDNFLHKNQETADSLQRKIIMAEKERKELSGIRKLARDRAKKASLHNKKLRDCRVHLGDMKKDNRLDSTLFITEGDSASGSITKSRDVNTQAVFSLRGKPLNSYGMSKKIVYENEEFNLLQAALNIEESMEDLRYNNIVIATDADVDGMHIRLLLITFFLQFFPELIKENHLYILQTPLFRVRNKKETIYCYSDEERQQAINKLSGKPEITRFKGLGEISPDEFKHFIGDDIRLEPVMLDKAMSIENLLQFYMGKNTPDRQEFIINNLKVEVDLIEENQL
- the ychF gene encoding redox-regulated ATPase YchF, translating into MKAGIVGLPNVGKSTLFNCLSNAKAQSANFPFCTIEPNIGVVNVPDARLQKLETLVNPERVLPATVEIVDIAGLVKGASKGEGLGNQFLGNIRETDAILHVLRCFDNDNIVHVDGSVDPIRDKETIDMELQLKDLETVEKKLDKVKRAAKTGNKEAQKEEAVLLKLKQGLESGISVRAIEIEKDNRIEYVKPLQFITDKPVMYVCNVDEDGAGSGNEYVEKVKSAVAGENAEVIFLAVGTEADITELETYEERQMFLEDLGLKEPGSAKLIRGAYTLLNLETYFTAGPKEVRAWTIPVGATAPQAAGVIHTDFEKGFIRAEVIAYDDYVAYGSEAKVKEAGKMRVEGKEYIVKDGDVMHFRFNV
- a CDS encoding 4Fe-4S dicluster domain-containing protein, producing the protein MAIIITDECINCGACEPECPNTAIYEGADEWRYSDGTSLNGEVVLPSGKAVNADEVQEPISDEIYYISPDKCTECMGFHEEPQCAAVCPVDCCVPDEDIVETEEELLEKQAFMHPEG
- a CDS encoding acyl-CoA reductase, with amino-acid sequence MSDLKSRVKAFVKLGDFLGKFCEYADGVNPKQDALSTFFMELDEVITLSGHKNGWFTKENILHSLKSWSIVLTDNNMTDWLDNYTIEVNKEKTIAIIMAGNIPMVGFHDILSVLVTGNKALVKLSSNDTVLLPFMLKYLTKMDTYFKDKLMFTDEKLTEYDAVIATGSDNTARYFEYYFGKKPNIIRKNRNSVAVLTGEETMEQLEALGEDIFRYYGLGCRSVSKLFVPKGYDFELFFTSIYKYNTIINQPKYANNYDYNKAVYLMSEFKLLDNGFLMLKEDESYSSPIASLFYEEYTSLDILKNKLKHDAEKLQCIVSKGVSENEIDFGKTQSPALSDYADGVDTVEFLLKI